Genomic DNA from Desulfomonilaceae bacterium:
AGGATACAGACCCTTAAAAAGTTGAGTCTTGGGTCTGTCGACCCGACGAAAAACCAAGGCTAGCCCTCCAACGGTCGTGAAAAAGCCGAGAATCACTCCCCGCCAAAATCGCGTGGTGGATTTTGGTATTTGCATCCTGTTGACACAGGTAGGAACGCGTGCTTAGTTATCTTTAGTCTAAAGAAGTTTGACGTAGGGAAAGCCCGTGATACGAAAAACGCTATTATTATGTCTCATAGTTATAAGCCTTTTCATGACGGTGTATGGGGGGTTTTTCCGGAAATTTTTAGTTTACGACAACCTGGAAAAATTCGACAAACTGAAAAACGTGGGCATCACAATAAAGATTCCGGGATATGAAAGCGCTTCTCAAGATTTTAAACCCGAATCCCAGTGGTTCACCGAACCTGAGGTAGTGAGGGCTATGACATTCGAAGGCATAAAACGCTACAAAGATGGAAAATTGATTTCAAGCTATCCTGACCTGCGCATGCTAAAAGGCCGTATTCCGTGTCCAACCTGAATCTGAACAGGAACGTCGTGGACGTTCAGCAGGCAGCTCAAAAAAACAAATTTCTGGAGAATTGTTCGTGGGAAAAATCAGGCTCAAAGTTCAACTAGCCTGTCTGGCTTTACTGAATCTTGGTGTATTTCAATGGCAAACAGTTTGTTTCCCCGTCCTTAACTGTCATTCCTGTCCGACCGCGATATTTGCCTGTCCGATAGGAATCATCGGCCAATTTGTGGGTCTGGGACTGATTCCCCTGAGTGTGGTAGGAATAGTGGCCCTCGCCGGTTTGACGGTTGGTCGATTATTCTGTGGCTGGGTGTGCCCGTTTGGCCTGGCTCAAGACCTTTTATACAAGATTCCTTATATAAAATTCGACATTCCTCGTTGGACACGTTTTATCAAGTACGGTGTATTCGCGGGCTTGGTCGTGGCTGTTCCCTTTTTTCTTACACCGGCTTTTCCGGCTTATTTCTGTAGGCTATGCCCTGTGGCGACCATTGAGTCCGCAATCCCGTGGGCGATTATCAACGGGACTACTGATGTGATTTCGCTGAGTGTTAGACTTGCGATATTGTTCGCCATAGTAGTTGCGGCAATGGGGCATCCCCGTTTCTTTTGCAAAACGCTGTGTCCTTTAGGCGCCATCCTTGCCCCGTTCAACCGCTTCGCCGCTGTGTTTCCCCAGCGGAACAAAGATTGCACAGATTGTGGTGTTTGTAACAAAGTGTGTCCCATGGAAACAACGCATGGCGTTTCCAAGCACGGGGTGTTTGAGGGAGCCCCTGAGGAATGCATATCCTGCCTGGAATGTGAGAAGAAGTGTCCTACAGACGCGATAAAGTTATGGGGATGATTATGGATAGACGCCCTGTATGGAGGTTATAAACAATGTGCGAGTCAAACGCTTACTTATTGCGCGATGGCAAAGAAGAGCTGGTTATGGAAAGTGTGGGTTCTTTAATTCCTGAATCTGGGAAGGTAACGCTGAGAAGTATATTCGGCGAAAAACTATCTGTTGAAGCCGAGTTACTGGAAATAGACCTGATTGGGCACAAGATCAGGCTG
This window encodes:
- a CDS encoding CooT family nickel-binding protein; this translates as MCESNAYLLRDGKEELVMESVGSLIPESGKVTLRSIFGEKLSVEAELLEIDLIGHKIRLKSS
- a CDS encoding 4Fe-4S binding protein, whose amino-acid sequence is MGKIRLKVQLACLALLNLGVFQWQTVCFPVLNCHSCPTAIFACPIGIIGQFVGLGLIPLSVVGIVALAGLTVGRLFCGWVCPFGLAQDLLYKIPYIKFDIPRWTRFIKYGVFAGLVVAVPFFLTPAFPAYFCRLCPVATIESAIPWAIINGTTDVISLSVRLAILFAIVVAAMGHPRFFCKTLCPLGAILAPFNRFAAVFPQRNKDCTDCGVCNKVCPMETTHGVSKHGVFEGAPEECISCLECEKKCPTDAIKLWG